Proteins encoded together in one Desulfosporosinus meridiei DSM 13257 window:
- a CDS encoding sigma-54-dependent transcriptional regulator, which yields MIYKHRILILDDEAELRSVISKRLRRKGYEVFETGTIQGGLELCNENLFDGVLLDLKLPDGNGLDLLEQIKVQQPDVQIIMLTGHGTIESAIEAMKLGAFDYLTKPCNLAELEISLQKACDQRKLLVENKGLREVLNRQAPGIEIIGESPLIQDLLAITRKVAQSDESVLIRGESGSGKELIARAVHLWSNRADHAFIPINCGAIPETLIESELFGHEKGAFTGAGSKKIGLVEISDQGTLFLDEIGEMPLSIQVKLLRFLETGEFRRVGDNRLRQVDVRIVAATNRDLKNEMNQERFRQDLFYRLNAISLDVPTLRQRKSDILLLADYFLKTSTVSPGDGFEAVYVLSEKSKERLLDYDFPGNIRELAHLIKRGQILASGNVIYPQDIWPEKYKGTLQERALSEQEKVYESEFVQCLSQIQKQGYPVLEEVERLYILSTLKLVEGNRAQAAKLLGISVRNLYRKIESYGNDDIIQ from the coding sequence TTGATATATAAACATCGAATACTGATCCTTGACGATGAAGCTGAGTTGCGTTCCGTCATTAGCAAACGATTAAGACGAAAAGGGTATGAGGTCTTCGAAACAGGAACAATTCAAGGGGGTTTAGAACTTTGTAATGAAAATCTTTTCGACGGGGTTCTTCTAGACTTAAAGCTGCCTGATGGCAACGGACTTGATTTACTGGAACAAATCAAAGTCCAGCAGCCGGATGTGCAAATCATTATGCTAACTGGGCATGGAACCATTGAATCAGCGATTGAGGCAATGAAGTTAGGTGCCTTTGATTATCTGACTAAACCTTGTAATTTAGCAGAACTGGAAATATCTCTTCAAAAAGCCTGTGATCAACGAAAATTACTAGTTGAAAACAAAGGCCTGCGTGAAGTTCTCAATCGTCAAGCCCCAGGAATAGAGATCATAGGGGAAAGCCCTTTAATACAAGACCTTTTAGCGATTACTAGGAAAGTAGCCCAGAGTGATGAATCTGTTCTTATTAGAGGAGAAAGTGGGAGTGGCAAAGAACTTATCGCTCGTGCTGTTCATCTTTGGAGTAACCGTGCTGACCATGCTTTCATCCCCATAAACTGTGGCGCAATTCCCGAAACTCTCATTGAAAGTGAACTTTTTGGCCATGAAAAAGGTGCATTTACCGGAGCAGGAAGTAAAAAGATAGGTCTTGTCGAAATCTCTGATCAAGGTACTCTATTTTTAGATGAAATCGGGGAAATGCCTCTATCCATTCAGGTTAAACTCTTGCGCTTTTTGGAAACCGGGGAATTCAGGCGTGTGGGAGATAATCGACTGCGCCAAGTTGATGTGCGGATTGTTGCAGCCACTAACCGGGATTTGAAAAATGAAATGAATCAAGAAAGGTTTCGCCAGGATTTATTTTATCGCTTAAATGCTATCTCTTTAGATGTTCCGACTCTTCGCCAACGTAAGAGCGATATACTCCTTCTTGCGGATTATTTTCTGAAGACATCCACGGTGAGTCCGGGAGATGGTTTCGAGGCTGTTTATGTATTATCCGAGAAATCTAAAGAAAGATTGTTAGATTATGACTTTCCCGGTAATATTCGCGAACTTGCTCATTTAATAAAACGCGGTCAGATTCTGGCCTCTGGTAACGTTATTTATCCACAAGATATATGGCCGGAGAAATATAAAGGTACTCTTCAAGAAAGAGCCCTGAGTGAGCAGGAAAAAGTATATGAATCAGAATTTGTGCAATGTCTATCACAAATTCAAAAACAAGGTTACCCCGTGCTTGAAGAGGTAGAAAGACTATACATTCTTTCTACACTCAAGTTAGTAGAGGGTAATAGAGCACAAGCAGCAAAGCTTCTTGGTATTAGTGTCAGAAATCTATACCGTAAAATCGAATCCTATGGTAATGACGACATTATACAGTGA
- a CDS encoding ATP-binding protein codes for MKAGKTLWNQRIKTRVLVFGILMSIIPMVFISLTTFNTVRYKFKDSIREQNIQKTMVIATKLQVSITNIVESLANLTDVNSTVLIKGKDKEQEGILNIVLRQEPYLEDIKILDKNLNILVQVSRREVITDGIVSNADYVGPETMPEHYSVSDVFFSKDRRPQFFITLGIRDTQTREHLGYLQAKADLKLMINQYIDTRIGHKGYVFFVDEEGSLIGHTDFSRVLSQKDIRKNPAVSSFLTGEEPPNEYTGDQGGKVIGSFARVDKPNWGVFIEQPVIEAYEPIYELARNLGGVLFLTIAVVTILSIVFGLKLVQPIEDLETQVKKIKVTGDLQADISYSSQDEIGRLAYSFKQLMAMLDKKNQNIKAEKELLRTVVDGIGAGMVLLNGQKQIIWWNPTFAEWFGETNYFNLSCEDIVQSEEDFDCSFLQSGRVNPFVFDGERKYLRQLHYQIPSENSEGAVYLVILEDVTQQVEMESRVIETDKMATLGLLASGIAHEINNPLAIVSAYSEDLLDCLNEEPNKVDIDEIKESLRITSEQIVRCKQITDGLLQFSRKRQHSFSMMDIGAVSSQVIKLLEYKAKQKFITLKRKLNPGLYIAGNENEWQQVVLNILSNALDASPTNSQVEIESCRIDGSIYFIVKDNGQGIPQNQLKSVFNPFFTTKPVGQGTGLGLFVSYGIIQRMNGRLIIESTEGKGTTVSITLPAYKGG; via the coding sequence GTGAAAGCGGGAAAGACGCTTTGGAATCAGCGTATTAAAACTAGAGTTTTAGTATTTGGAATTTTAATGTCAATCATCCCCATGGTGTTTATTTCCTTGACTACTTTTAACACTGTAAGGTACAAGTTTAAAGATAGTATTAGAGAACAAAACATACAAAAGACTATGGTTATAGCCACAAAGCTTCAGGTTTCAATTACAAATATTGTAGAGAGTTTAGCTAATCTTACCGATGTAAACTCCACTGTCCTGATTAAAGGCAAGGATAAAGAACAAGAGGGAATCCTAAATATTGTATTGCGTCAGGAACCCTATTTAGAAGATATTAAGATATTGGATAAAAATTTAAATATCTTAGTTCAAGTCTCCAGGAGGGAAGTTATAACAGATGGTATTGTTTCAAATGCTGACTACGTAGGACCGGAAACAATGCCTGAACACTACTCTGTGAGTGATGTTTTTTTTTCTAAAGATCGACGACCGCAATTTTTTATAACATTAGGAATAAGGGATACTCAAACTCGTGAACACCTGGGATATCTTCAAGCTAAGGCTGATTTAAAACTAATGATTAATCAATATATAGATACTCGTATAGGACATAAGGGGTATGTCTTTTTTGTCGATGAAGAGGGTTCTTTAATTGGTCATACGGATTTTAGCAGGGTTTTAAGCCAAAAGGATATCAGAAAAAATCCAGCGGTCAGTAGTTTTTTGACTGGAGAAGAGCCTCCTAATGAGTACACAGGTGATCAAGGAGGGAAAGTCATTGGGTCGTTTGCTCGGGTGGATAAACCTAATTGGGGAGTTTTTATCGAGCAGCCTGTTATAGAAGCATACGAGCCGATTTATGAACTTGCCAGGAATTTAGGGGGAGTTTTATTCCTTACCATTGCGGTGGTGACGATACTAAGTATTGTTTTTGGATTAAAGCTTGTACAGCCCATAGAAGACCTGGAAACCCAAGTCAAAAAGATTAAGGTAACGGGAGATTTACAAGCTGATATTTCCTATTCATCTCAAGATGAAATTGGTAGACTAGCCTACTCGTTTAAGCAACTTATGGCAATGTTAGATAAAAAGAATCAAAATATTAAAGCGGAAAAGGAGCTTTTAAGAACAGTCGTTGATGGCATTGGGGCAGGAATGGTTTTGTTGAATGGCCAAAAACAAATTATTTGGTGGAACCCAACCTTTGCGGAATGGTTTGGTGAGACAAATTACTTTAATCTTTCCTGCGAAGACATTGTGCAGAGTGAAGAAGACTTTGATTGTTCATTTCTCCAAAGTGGACGAGTGAACCCCTTCGTTTTTGACGGAGAACGGAAATATCTTAGGCAATTACACTATCAAATCCCAAGTGAGAATAGTGAAGGAGCGGTATACCTAGTTATACTGGAAGACGTCACACAACAGGTTGAGATGGAGTCCAGAGTTATTGAAACGGATAAAATGGCAACACTAGGGCTTCTAGCATCAGGAATTGCTCATGAAATTAATAATCCCTTAGCGATAGTATCAGCCTATAGTGAGGACCTGTTGGATTGCTTAAATGAAGAACCAAATAAAGTTGACATTGACGAAATCAAAGAGAGCTTGAGAATTACTTCGGAGCAAATTGTTCGTTGTAAGCAGATCACGGATGGCCTCTTGCAATTTTCACGCAAGCGACAGCATTCCTTTAGCATGATGGATATTGGAGCGGTAAGTTCTCAGGTGATCAAACTTTTAGAATATAAAGCAAAGCAAAAATTTATAACTCTTAAAAGAAAGCTGAACCCTGGCCTGTATATTGCAGGTAATGAAAATGAATGGCAACAAGTAGTCTTAAATATTTTATCAAATGCTCTGGACGCTTCACCAACTAATTCCCAAGTTGAAATAGAGAGTTGTCGCATTGATGGCAGTATTTACTTTATAGTAAAAGACAATGGTCAGGGTATCCCCCAAAATCAATTAAAAAGTGTCTTTAATCCCTTTTTCACTACCAAACCGGTGGGTCAAGGGACAGGTCTGGGTTTGTTCGTTAGTTATGGGATTATCCAGCGAATGAATGGACGTCTAATTATAGAAAGTACTGAAGGTAAAGGGACTACTGTGAGTATTACTTTGCCTGCTTATAAAGGTGGTTAA
- a CDS encoding ABC transporter substrate-binding protein, with product MSKVSIAEDKVVRIGVLSQNEDRLEKFEGLRDELSNLNYQEGKDVVYEVMTAPNDYAEMDQLAEKLVSQKFDVLVASGEGETRSLSKTVAKLNNPPPIIFMGALSPIAIGLVESEVIPGTNVTGLNNYHYELIAKRLDLLKRLMPHVEEVAVLGDKRTNLFQDSQPGLAQTARELNISYKIYDISIEQDIPRIVNEISKTSQAILIMPGLFLETHTKAIANYALIKGVPVFGVYPSDAEKGCIASYGTSYYNQGAQTAHMVHKIMMGYSPKSIPVETAEKLSFTVNLEVAQRLGISLEEAYIYFADEVIGQGGHQ from the coding sequence ATGAGTAAAGTATCAATTGCTGAAGATAAAGTTGTTAGAATCGGTGTTCTATCTCAGAATGAAGATCGTTTAGAGAAGTTTGAGGGTCTTAGGGACGAACTCAGTAACTTAAATTATCAAGAGGGTAAAGATGTTGTTTACGAGGTAATGACCGCCCCAAATGACTACGCAGAAATGGATCAACTTGCTGAGAAATTAGTATCCCAGAAATTTGATGTGCTAGTTGCTTCTGGAGAGGGAGAGACACGATCTCTGTCAAAAACGGTAGCTAAGCTCAACAATCCCCCGCCGATAATATTTATGGGAGCACTTTCTCCTATAGCAATTGGTTTAGTAGAAAGCGAGGTAATCCCGGGGACAAATGTTACGGGACTCAATAATTATCATTATGAACTCATTGCGAAAAGGCTTGATCTGCTTAAACGGTTAATGCCTCACGTTGAAGAGGTTGCGGTTCTGGGAGATAAGAGAACAAATTTATTTCAAGATTCTCAACCGGGTCTTGCGCAGACTGCGCGGGAGTTGAATATTAGCTATAAAATATATGATATTTCCATAGAACAAGATATTCCTAGAATCGTTAACGAAATTAGCAAGACCAGCCAAGCTATCCTTATTATGCCGGGATTATTTTTGGAAACCCATACAAAGGCGATAGCAAATTATGCGTTAATAAAGGGTGTACCGGTATTTGGAGTCTACCCTAGTGATGCAGAAAAAGGGTGCATTGCTTCCTACGGGACATCTTATTATAATCAAGGTGCTCAAACCGCACATATGGTACACAAAATCATGATGGGGTATTCTCCGAAGTCTATTCCTGTTGAAACAGCAGAAAAGTTAAGTTTTACGGTTAACCTAGAGGTTGCGCAAAGATTAGGGATTTCTCTTGAAGAAGCATATATATATTTTGCAGATGAAGTTATCGGACAAGGAGGCCATCAGTGA
- a CDS encoding ABC transporter ATP-binding protein has product MVEKIKQLEMSGITKRFPGVLSNNRVNIQLEAGEVLAILGENGAGKTTLMNILYGLYQPDAGEILLNGKQVRINSPSEAIELGIGMVHQHFMLVPTLTVCENVILGLSKKFFVDLKTAAKRIKEITDRYGLAINPDAFVWQLSVGEQQRVEIIKALYRGANLLILDEPTAVLTPQESNELILLLKNMAQLGNSIILISHKLNEVMAISDRVTVLRDGVVCSNVKTQETTQEELAKLMVGREMAPCRRDGNYSPGKIVLELEQVHAKGDKGSEALAGVSLQIRENEILGIAGVSGNGQKELAEVIAGLRKISSGNISLNGQDSTNMLPAGIIEQGLGYIPEDRIHVGTIPSFSIWENLILKDHHRSPFAKYSLLQNQAIMSHSSSQVEKYGIKTPDLETPTARLSGGNIQRVVLAREITRNPVALVAAYPTRGLDIGATEYLHSKLLEARSNGVGILLISEDLEELTSICDNIAVLYEGKIMKVMPVEQADERTMGLLMAGIAEDAQLLN; this is encoded by the coding sequence ATGGTTGAAAAGATTAAACAATTAGAGATGTCTGGAATCACTAAGCGTTTTCCTGGAGTCCTAAGTAACAATAGGGTCAATATCCAACTAGAAGCGGGTGAGGTACTGGCCATTCTTGGCGAAAACGGAGCAGGGAAAACCACTCTGATGAATATCCTCTACGGTCTTTATCAACCTGACGCTGGTGAGATTTTGCTTAACGGTAAACAAGTCAGGATTAATTCGCCAAGTGAAGCTATCGAGCTGGGGATCGGCATGGTGCATCAACATTTTATGTTGGTTCCCACTCTAACCGTCTGTGAAAATGTAATTCTAGGGTTATCCAAAAAATTCTTTGTGGATTTAAAAACGGCTGCCAAAAGAATTAAAGAGATTACCGATAGATATGGTTTAGCAATTAATCCTGATGCCTTTGTCTGGCAGCTAAGTGTAGGGGAACAACAGCGTGTAGAGATTATAAAAGCGCTTTACAGAGGAGCAAACCTGTTAATTCTTGATGAGCCCACTGCGGTACTTACGCCCCAGGAATCTAATGAATTGATCTTACTGTTGAAAAACATGGCTCAATTGGGAAACTCAATAATTTTGATTAGTCATAAACTTAATGAGGTTATGGCAATAAGTGACAGAGTTACTGTATTGAGAGATGGGGTAGTATGTTCAAATGTCAAAACTCAAGAAACCACTCAAGAAGAGTTAGCCAAGTTAATGGTAGGGAGAGAAATGGCTCCCTGTAGAAGAGATGGTAACTATTCTCCGGGAAAGATTGTCTTAGAACTTGAGCAGGTTCATGCAAAAGGAGATAAGGGATCTGAAGCTTTGGCAGGAGTATCACTTCAGATAAGAGAAAATGAAATATTGGGAATAGCCGGAGTATCAGGAAATGGACAAAAAGAGCTTGCGGAAGTAATTGCAGGTTTGAGAAAAATCAGTTCTGGCAATATCTCACTGAACGGTCAAGACAGCACTAATATGTTGCCAGCTGGAATTATAGAGCAAGGTCTTGGCTATATCCCAGAGGATAGAATTCATGTGGGAACTATTCCTTCCTTTAGTATCTGGGAAAACCTCATTCTAAAGGATCATCACCGGTCGCCCTTTGCCAAGTATTCACTTCTCCAAAACCAAGCAATTATGTCTCATAGTTCTTCACAAGTGGAAAAGTACGGCATCAAAACACCGGACTTAGAAACCCCTACGGCAAGACTATCTGGAGGTAACATCCAAAGGGTAGTGCTGGCTAGGGAAATAACCCGTAACCCAGTTGCCTTGGTAGCAGCTTATCCGACAAGAGGGTTGGATATTGGGGCGACTGAATACTTACACAGCAAACTCTTAGAGGCCCGAAGCAATGGTGTTGGAATCTTGTTAATTTCTGAGGATCTTGAGGAATTGACTAGTATTTGTGATAACATTGCGGTACTGTACGAAGGGAAAATTATGAAGGTTATGCCTGTTGAGCAAGCTGATGAACGTACTATGGGCCTACTGATGGCAGGTATTGCCGAGGATGCTCAGTTGCTGAACTAG
- a CDS encoding BMP family lipoprotein gives MKKKVLSLILAALTMLAFTGCAAKPAAETTPQKTDAQKIRIALVLPATVDDMAWGQSMVEGLKAVQKSMGEDKVEVAISEKLGNAVDAGAAIRQYATQGYEIIFAHGSQYQSVLNDIAKDFPKTTFAYGTGFATQLNIFAYDPQAQEGGYLLGILAAKMTKSGVVGIVGPVESGDAVKYNYGVQQGVAKGKADVQTRIAYTGSFNDIVGAGNLAKTQMSAGADIITGSSQQAVGAVRAIGETKGNYWLSTDMDQSSIAPDHVLASQVYHWEKVVNKIIDLRKQGTLGGQHLTLTLADGTIEFKYNEKLADKVPAEVKAAVETAKQEIISGKLKVELPKK, from the coding sequence TTGAAGAAAAAGGTATTATCTCTTATTTTGGCTGCACTTACTATGTTAGCCTTTACAGGTTGTGCTGCCAAGCCAGCTGCTGAAACAACTCCCCAGAAAACCGACGCACAAAAAATCCGTATTGCTCTTGTACTTCCTGCTACTGTTGATGATATGGCTTGGGGCCAATCCATGGTTGAGGGTTTAAAAGCTGTACAGAAAAGTATGGGTGAAGACAAAGTCGAAGTTGCAATTAGTGAAAAACTTGGTAATGCTGTGGATGCTGGGGCAGCTATCCGTCAGTATGCAACTCAAGGGTATGAAATTATTTTTGCTCATGGTTCTCAGTACCAAAGTGTTTTAAACGATATAGCTAAGGACTTCCCCAAAACAACCTTTGCTTATGGAACCGGTTTTGCGACTCAACTGAACATTTTTGCCTATGATCCCCAAGCGCAAGAGGGAGGCTACCTCTTGGGAATTTTGGCAGCAAAAATGACTAAATCAGGAGTTGTTGGAATCGTTGGGCCAGTGGAGTCTGGAGATGCTGTTAAGTATAATTATGGTGTTCAGCAAGGTGTCGCTAAGGGTAAAGCTGATGTTCAAACCCGAATAGCCTATACGGGCTCGTTCAATGACATTGTGGGAGCTGGTAATCTCGCCAAGACTCAGATGAGTGCTGGTGCAGATATTATTACAGGTTCTTCACAGCAAGCTGTAGGAGCTGTCAGAGCTATTGGTGAAACAAAAGGAAACTATTGGCTTTCGACAGACATGGATCAAAGCAGTATTGCTCCTGACCACGTATTAGCTTCCCAAGTTTATCATTGGGAAAAAGTAGTGAACAAAATAATTGACCTGAGAAAGCAAGGTACACTGGGCGGACAACACTTGACCCTGACCTTAGCTGATGGAACTATTGAGTTTAAGTACAACGAAAAATTAGCTGATAAAGTTCCAGCTGAAGTAAAGGCTGCTGTAGAAACGGCTAAACAAGAGATTATTAGCGGAAAACTAAAGGTGGAACTACCTAAGAAATAA
- a CDS encoding ABC transporter permease produces MEGFMSIDIFIIILATGVRLATPFLLAALGEMFVQRSGVYNLGVEGIMMMGAFAGFFATLQQGSPLLGIIISLAIGALMGLIMAFVSVTFKAEQGISGIGLYMFGWGLSGLLFRLYVGGVTSIDGLKPIAIPMLSDIPLIGQVLFNHNVLVYTAFLLVPLSGIVLYKTSWGLNIRAVGNKPEAADTLGVSVVKIRYQCLIVGGMLASLAGAFLTIGQANMYADNITAGRGFIAIALVYFGRWSPWGILLGSLLFSMADSFQSMVQVLGINFPYELAVILPYMVTIIALAISYGRVWAPAALGKPYERGTRG; encoded by the coding sequence ATGGAAGGATTCATGAGTATTGATATTTTTATAATTATACTAGCCACCGGAGTCCGCCTGGCAACCCCCTTTCTTTTAGCTGCCTTAGGTGAAATGTTTGTTCAACGGTCAGGCGTTTATAATCTCGGGGTGGAAGGTATTATGATGATGGGAGCTTTCGCAGGTTTTTTTGCGACGCTCCAACAAGGTAGTCCTCTACTGGGAATAATTATAAGTCTAGCTATTGGAGCACTGATGGGGCTGATAATGGCTTTTGTAAGCGTTACCTTTAAGGCCGAACAAGGAATAAGTGGGATTGGGTTGTATATGTTTGGCTGGGGGCTATCAGGTTTGCTATTTCGTCTCTATGTAGGAGGGGTAACTTCCATTGATGGACTAAAACCTATAGCAATCCCTATGTTGAGTGATATACCTCTGATTGGGCAAGTTCTCTTTAATCATAATGTCCTGGTGTATACTGCATTTCTTCTGGTACCTTTGTCTGGAATAGTACTCTATAAGACGAGTTGGGGCTTAAACATTCGTGCAGTAGGCAATAAACCGGAGGCTGCAGATACTTTGGGCGTGAGTGTCGTCAAAATCAGATATCAGTGTTTGATAGTCGGCGGGATGCTAGCTTCGCTGGCAGGAGCCTTTTTAACAATAGGGCAAGCAAATATGTATGCAGACAATATTACTGCTGGCAGAGGTTTTATAGCCATAGCCCTTGTTTACTTTGGTCGTTGGAGTCCTTGGGGGATTCTGCTTGGTTCACTTTTATTCAGCATGGCTGATTCCTTCCAAAGTATGGTTCAAGTCCTAGGCATCAATTTTCCCTACGAGTTGGCAGTTATTCTACCGTATATGGTAACAATAATTGCTCTGGCAATCTCTTATGGACGCGTCTGGGCGCCAGCAGCACTTGGTAAGCCCTACGAGCGCGGAACCAGAGGTTGA
- a CDS encoding ABC transporter permease, translated as MSSKHNGVFKQILVLLLALFGALLVGALFLILAKSDPIKAYGVMFSGPLGDKFGITETLVRTVPLLLVGLGIVISFRSGIINIGAEGQILAGAIGATAVGTSLSDVPAMILLPAVFVAGGACGAIWGGIAGWLKARLSVNEILSTVMLNQIALQLYLFLIRGPLIDPKEVSYGTGVPQTALIPEQIWLSRLVPGTRIHTGLIFALVLAVLVYVFLWKTSRGYRLRAVGAGPEAARYAGIKVEWYLILAMAMAGGMAGLAGVVEVTGVHHRSLEGLSAGYGFSGIVAALFGRLHPLGTIPASILFGALLVGADMMQRAVNIPAAMIMVIQGLVVLFVVSSDYFLRSPDSIVKLKAKLLGQKWIGEVGSKWKDS; from the coding sequence TTGAGTTCAAAACATAATGGGGTCTTTAAACAAATTCTTGTCCTACTATTAGCCTTATTTGGAGCACTTTTAGTAGGTGCCTTATTTCTTATCTTAGCTAAGTCAGACCCTATAAAGGCTTATGGAGTAATGTTTTCAGGGCCGCTTGGGGATAAATTTGGTATAACTGAAACTTTAGTAAGGACAGTTCCGCTGCTATTAGTGGGATTAGGTATTGTAATTTCCTTTCGCAGTGGGATTATCAATATTGGAGCTGAGGGTCAAATACTGGCAGGGGCCATTGGAGCAACAGCGGTCGGGACTTCTTTGTCTGATGTACCTGCAATGATTCTGCTCCCTGCAGTATTTGTGGCAGGCGGAGCGTGTGGTGCAATATGGGGTGGTATTGCCGGTTGGCTTAAAGCTCGTCTATCTGTCAATGAGATACTAAGTACTGTAATGCTTAACCAAATTGCGTTACAGTTATATCTGTTTCTTATAAGGGGGCCATTGATTGATCCAAAAGAGGTTTCCTACGGTACAGGTGTACCACAGACAGCATTAATTCCTGAGCAAATCTGGCTTAGCCGTCTTGTACCGGGAACTAGAATCCATACGGGACTTATTTTCGCCCTAGTTTTGGCTGTGCTTGTATATGTTTTTTTGTGGAAAACAAGCCGTGGATATCGTTTGCGTGCGGTTGGAGCTGGACCTGAAGCAGCCAGGTATGCTGGCATAAAAGTAGAATGGTACTTAATTTTAGCTATGGCTATGGCTGGAGGAATGGCAGGCCTTGCCGGAGTTGTAGAAGTCACAGGAGTACATCATCGTTCATTAGAAGGTCTGTCTGCAGGGTATGGATTCAGCGGAATTGTTGCTGCACTTTTCGGTCGCCTGCATCCATTAGGTACTATCCCAGCTTCGATATTGTTTGGGGCTTTGCTTGTAGGCGCAGATATGATGCAAAGGGCTGTCAATATTCCTGCTGCTATGATTATGGTCATTCAAGGATTGGTTGTCTTGTTTGTTGTTTCGAGTGATTACTTCTTGAGAAGTCCAGATTCTATCGTTAAATTGAAAGCCAAACTTTTGGGACAAAAGTGGATAGGGGAGGTGGGAAGTAAATGGAAGGATTCATGA